A portion of the Ficedula albicollis isolate OC2 chromosome 4, FicAlb1.5, whole genome shotgun sequence genome contains these proteins:
- the SLC25A4 gene encoding ADP/ATP translocase 1 — translation MGDQALSFVKDFLAGGIAAAVSKTAVAPIERVKLLLQVQHASKQITADKQYKGIVDCIVRIPKEQGIASFWRGNLANVIRYFPTQALNFAFKDKYKQIFLGGVDRHKQFWRYFAGNLASGGAAGATSLCFVYPLDFARTRLAADVGKGATEREFSGLGDCIVKIFKSDGLKGLYQGFSVSVQGIIIYRAAYFGVYDTAKGMLPDPKNVHIVVSWMIAQSVTAVAGLVSYPFDTVRRRMMMQSGRKGADIMYKGTIDCWRKIAKDEGSKAFFKGAWSNVLRGMGGAFVLVLYDEIKKYV, via the exons ATGGGTGACCAAGCGCTCAGCTTCGTCAAGGACTTTCTGGCCGGCGGGATCGCCGCCGCCGTCTCCAAGACGGCTGTCGCCCCCATCGAGAGAGTGAAgttgctgctgcag gtCCAGCATGCCAGCAAACAGATCACGGCCGATAAGCAGTACAAGGGCATCGTGGACTGCATAGTCCGCATCCCCAAGGAGCAGGGCATCGCCTCCTTCTGGAGAGGCAACTTGGCCAATGTCATCCGGTACTTCCCCACCCAGGCCCTTAACTTCGCCTTCAAGGACAAGTACAAGCAAATCTTCCTGGGCGGAGTGGACAGGCACAAGCAGTTCTGGCGCTACTTCGCAGGGAACCTCGCGTCCGGGGGCGCCGCGGGAGCCACCTCCCTCTGCTTCGTCTACCCGCTGGATTTCGCCAGGACCCGGCTGGCGGCTGATGTGGGCAAAGGAGCCACTGAGAGGGAGTTCTCTGGCCTGGGCGACTGCATTGTCAAGATCTTTAAGTCTGATGGCTTGAAGGGCCTGTACCAAGGATTTAGTGTGTCTGTCCAGGGCATCATCATCTACAGAGCAGCCTATTTTGGGGTATACGACACGGCCAAGG GTATGTTGCCTGATCCAAAGAATGTGCACATCGTAGTGAGCTGGATGATTGCCCAGAGTGTCACTGCAGTGGCAGGGCTGGTTTCTTATCCTTTTGATACTGTGCGACGTAGGATGATGATGCAGTCTGGCCGAAAGGGAG CTGATATTATGTATAAGGGCACAATTGATTGCTGGAGGAAGATAGCTAAAGATGAAGGATCCAAAGCGTTCTTCAAAGGTGCCTGGTCGAATGTGTTGAGAGGCATGGGCGGAGCTTTTGTATTAGTACTTTATGATGAAATCAAGAAGTATGTCTAA